The Amycolatopsis sp. NBC_01480 genome segment GCCGGCCTCGGTGTCGACCGCCTCGACGTACGCCTTCAGGAAGCCGGAGAAGGTGATCGTGCGGCCGGAAGCGGCGAACGTGCACTCCTCGCCGGAGGTCGCGGTGCCCACGATGCGCACCGACATGGTGGTGCCCTTCGCGTCCGCCATCTGCGACGCGATCGTGCGCTGCCAGATCATCTCGTACAGCCGGAACTCGTCGGAGTCCAGCTCGCTCGCCACCTGGCCGGGGGTCCGGAAGACCTCGCCCGACGGCCGGATCGCCTCGTGGGCCTCCTGCGCGTTCTTGACCTTGCGCGTGTACTGGCGCGGCGACGGCGAGACGTATTCCTTGCCGTACAGCTGCGTCGCCTGGCTGCGCGCGGCCGTGATCGCCGACTCCGAAAGCGTCGTGGAGTCGGTACGCATATAGGTGATGTAACCGTTCTCGTACAGCTTCTGCGCGATCCGCATCGTGCGCTCGGAGGTGAACCGCAGCTTGCGGCCCGCCTCCTGCTGCAGCGTCGAGGTCATGAACGGCGCGTACGGCTTTCGCGTGTACGGCTTCTCCTCGACGCTGGAGACCTTGAAGTCACGCTTGTCCAGCGCCTGGGCCAGCGCCTGCGCGTCGGCCTCGGCCAGCACGCGGATCTCGGCGGACGAGCCCTTCAGCTGGCCGGTCGAGTCGAAGTCGCGGCCGGTCGCCAGGCGCGCGCCGTCGACGGCGACGAGGCGGGCCGGGAAGTTCCGCGGCGCCGCGTCCTCGCCTGCGTCCATGGTCGCCGAGATGTCCCAGTACGAAGCCGAAGTGAAGCGCATCCGCTCGCGCTCGCGCTCCACCACGATCCGGGTCGCCACCGACTGCACGCGGCCCGCCGAGAGCTTCGGCATGACCTTCTTCCACAGCACCGGCGAGACCTCGTAGCCGTAGAGGCGGTCGAGGATCCGGCGGGTCTCCTGCGCGTCGACGAGGTCGACGTCCAGCTCCCGGGTGGCGTTCGCGGCGGCCAGGATCGCCTGCTCGGTGACCTCGTGGAACACCATGCGGCGGACGGGCACCTTGGGCTTGAGCGTCTCGAGCAGGTGCCAGGCGATGGCCTCGCCCTCGCGGTCGGGGTCCGTCGCGAGGTAGAGCTCGTCGACGTCCTTCAGCAGCCCCTTCAGCTCGGTGACCTTGGACTTCTTGTCCGGGGTGACCACGTACAGCGCCTTGAAGCCGTTGTCGACGTCGACGCCGAGCCGCGCCCACGACTCGCCCTTGTACTGGGCCGGGACGTCGGCGGCACCGCGGGGCAGGTCGCGGATGTGCCCGACGGACGACTCGACGACGTAGTCGCGCCCCAGGTATGGGGCGATCTTGCGGGCCTTCGTGGGCGACTCGACGATCACCAGCCGCCGACGCCCGGCGGCGTCCGACCCGGTGCCGTTCTTCTTGGTCCGTGCTGCTGCCACGCTGCCCTGCTCTCCGCTCATCTCCGCGCCGTCGCCTCGGTGGCGACGACACCATCCCTACCCCTCGACGAGGGGTGCTGCGCCCGCGTCTCGACCTGTCAGTGTGCACGCTCCGGAGAGCGTCACCACGGCTAGGTGGCCTGACACGCCGTTCGATCCCTGTTCACCGGATCGCCGCTGACCTCGGTGATGTTTCCTTTCCACACCTAGCACGTGACGTCCGACACGTGCCGCGCAGGGTATCGCGTAAGCGCCTGGATACCCTCCGTTCGACGGTGGTGGGCCCGAGGTCGGCAACGCTTCACTTACTACCTCCTCGAGCCGAAAGGAACCACCATGACCCGACGCCTCCTCGGCGGCGTGCTTGCCGCGATGGCCGCGTTCGCCCTGGTCACCGCACCTGAGGCGAGTGCCGCGACCACCACGTTCTCCGGCACGGTGGCCCTGTCCAACTGCTCCGGCTCGGTGGTCAAACCGGCCGACACCCCGGACACCGCGCCGGCTTTGGTGATGTCGAACGGGCACTGCCTCGAGTCCGGCTTCCCGAGTCCCGGCGAAGTCATCACCGGACAGGACTCCAGCCGTACCTTCGACCTACTGTCCTCCGACGGCCAGAGCACACTCGGCACCCTCCAGGCGAAGAAGATCATCTACGCCACGATGACCGACACCGACGTGTCGCTCTACCAGCTGACCTCGACCTACGCCCAGATCAAGCAGCAGTACGGCGTCTCGCCGCTCGAGCTCGTCACCACGCACCCGACCGCGAGCACGCACATCGACGTGGTCTCCGGGTACTGGAAGAAGATCTACTCCTGCTCGATCGACGGGTTCGTGCACGAGCTGCACGAGAACGGCTGGGTCTGGAAGGACTCGATCCGCTACACGCCGGAGTGCAAGACCATCGGCGGCACCTCGGGCTCGCCGATCGTCGAGACCGCGACCGGCAAGGTCATCGGCATCAACAACACGTCGAACGAGAACGGCGAACGCTGCACGCTGAACAACCCGTGCGAGGTCGACGAGTCCGGCAACGTCACCGTCCACCCCGACACCAAGTACGGCGAGGAGACCTACGGTATTCCCGCCTGTCTGAGCCCGGCGAACGAAATCGCGCTCGACCAGGCCGGCTGCACCCTGCCCAAGCCCTAGCCGGCCACCCCCAGCAAGTACTGAAGGGGACTCTCGTCGCTCTGGTCGCGACGCGGGTCCCCTTCGGCGCGTCCGGCGGCCCGGCCCCGGCGGGAGCCCTCGCCGCGCCTGTTCCGACGACGGTCGCCTTCGGCCGGCGAGCCGTTGCGGGCGGTCTTCTGAACGCCGTCCTCGGCCTCGGACTCGGACAAGACGCCACGCACGCCGCGAGTCTGGCCGTCATCGGCACCCTCGTCCGGCGCGCGACGACCGCGCGCGGCGACACCACGACGGCTCTCCCCGGCCCTGCTGTCCTTCTCCCCACTCTCCCCGTCGCCGTCCGGGGCTCCTTCGCGCACGGCCTCCTCAGCGCGGTCCTCGGACCCGCTCAGGCCGCTTTCCCGCTCGGGGTTCGGATCGCGGCTGAGGTCGGGCCACGCGGCCTCGGCCCCGGCGGGCGGCTCGCCGATCAGCTCGACCAGGCTGTCCAGCCGGCGCCGCCCGTTCACGCGGACCGCGGGCGCCTCCGCCTTCGGCCCCAGCAATCGGGCATGGACACCCAGCGGGGCCAACGCGGCGAGCAGTCCCTCGTGCATCCGCGGCGCCAGCGGGTCGACGCCCAGCAGGTAGCCCGACGGGCCCGGCCGTCCGCTCGCCAGCGCCCACATCCTCAGCATCGCGCCGCTCAGGCGGAAACCGTCCGGGACCGCCTTGCCCGAGTCGTCTTCCGCCGGGCCGGTGCAGCCCGCGCGCAGCCACCGCAGCGCGAGCGGCAGGAGGTCGACGCGGAAGGACGTGCGCACCTGCGGGCTGCCGCATTCGGCCACGGCGACCTGCGCGTCTGCCCCCCGGCGACGGCACTCCCGCGCCAGCACGTGCGCGCGCCACGGCTCCTCGACCACCACGGACAGCCGCGCCGCCGTGCGCCCGAAGCCGGTGATCTGCCCCTGGCCGCACAGCAGCCCGGCCAGGTCCGGGAGCCCCGGGCCGATGGCCTCGGCCGAGAACAGCGAGATCGTCCGATCCACGCCGATCATGATAGAACACAAGTTCGATTGGACGCGAGTGCTGCGCGCCGGTTTTTCGCCGGAAGAGTGACTTACTGGGGCGCCGGCGGCACCACGAGCTGCTGACAGCCGGGCGCGCGCTTGCCCGCCGCGCTCAGCTCCGGCGTCGCGTCAAGGGCCTTGAGGAGGTCGAGCTTCGCGACTTCGTCCAGGGTGCTGCGGGCTTCGCCGAGCGCGGCCCTGGTCGCGTCCGTGTCCCGCGCCGAGTCGATCTGCCGGCGCGCCCGATCGGCCCGCTGGCGCACGGAACTGAAGTCGTGCAACAACTCCCCGCGTGCTTGCTCGTCGCCGGCGAGCGGCGGCGGCCCGAGCCGGTCGAGCCCGGCGACAGTCTCGTCGATCCCGCCGACCACGGACTCGAGCAGCCGGCTGGACGTCAGCGACGCCTGCTGCGGGGAGGTGGGGTCGACGGTCGGCAGGTTCGAAAGCGTCCGCACCAGGTGCGTCACCGCTCCGCAGTAGCCGTCCGCCCAAGTGGCGGCCGGATCGGCCTGGCTCGAGGTGCCGGACTGGCTCGAGGTGTCCGATTGCCCGCCCTGGCGAGCCTGCGGGGACGCCGGCGGCTGCTGCCCGCAGCCGGCGAGTCCGATCCCGATACCCGTTGCCAGCGCGGCAAGAACGCTCAACCGCGGCCGCACCCGCACACCTCCTGCCCGTCGACGTCTCGGCCCCGACCGTACCGATCCGAGAATTATTCGCAAGCCTCCGACCATAGTTCGGGAAGAAGTTTCCGCCGACGCGAACGGGCCCGGCACGCTGTTGTGCGTGCCGGGCCCGTTCGGGTTCTGCCTTGGCAGGTCAGGCTTTCGCCTCTGCCGGGGTGTCGGCGATCACCGTGCCGCGGCGCTTGGACACCACGACCGCGGCGACGATCACCGCGAGCGCGACCAGCGCGATCACGATGCGCCACGTGGTGTTGGCGCCGCCGCCGAGGGTCAGGCTGACGACCGCGGGCGCGATCAGCACCGAGACCAGGTTCATCACCTTGATCAGCGGGTTGATCGCCGGGCCGGCGGTGTCCTTGAACGGGTCACCGACGGTGTCACCGATGATGGTGGCCTCGTGCGCGTCCGAGCCCTTGCCGCCGTGGTTGCCGTCCTCGACGAGCTTCTTGGCGTTGTCCCAGGCCCCACCGGAGTTGGCCAGGAAGATCGCCATCAGCGTGCCGGTCGCGATCGCGCCGGCCAGGTAGCCGGCCAGCGCGCCGGTGCCGAGGCCGAAGCCCACGGCGATCGGGGCGAACACCGCGAGCAGGCCCGGGGTGGCGAGCTCACGCAGCGAGTCGCGCGTGACGATGTCCACGACCTTGCCGTACTCCGGCCGCGTGGTGCCCTCCATGATGCCCGCGATCTCGCGGAACTGGCGGCGCACCTCCTGCACCACCGCGCCGGCCGCGCGCGAAACCGCGTTGACGGCCAGGCCCGAGAACAGGAACACCACGGCCGCGCCGACGATGACGCCGACCAGCGTGGACGGGTTGACCACGTTCGCGATGAACTCGCCGGTGCCGCCGACCGCCTTCGTGATCGCGTCCGAATAGGACCCGAACAGCGCCGTGGCCGCGAGGACCGCCGTGGCGATCGCGATGCCCTTGGTGATGGCCTTGGTGGTGTTGCCCACCGCGTCCAGCTCCGTGAGGATCTGCGCGGCCTTCTCGTCGACGTCGCCCGACATCTCGGCGATGCCCTGCGCGTTGTCGGAGACCGGGCCGAAGGTGTCCATCGCGACGATGACACCGACGGTGGTCAGCAGGCCGGTGCCGGCGAGCGCGACGGCGAACAGCGCGATGCCACCGCCCAGCAGGTACGCGCCGAAGACCGCCGCGGCGATCACCAGAGCGGTGTACACAGCGGACTCGAAGCCGACCGAGATGCCGGACAGGATGACCGTGGCCGCACCGGTTTCCGACGTCTTGCCGACGTCCTGGACCGGCTTGTACTCGGTGCCCGTGTAGTAACCGGTGATCTTCAGGATGATCGCGGCGAGCACGATGCCGATGATCACGGCGACGGTGGCGATGACCGCGGGGTTGCCGGACGTGCCGGCGAAGTCCGCGCCGAAGTCGGAGAAGCTGCTCGGCAGGTACACGAACGCGGCGATCGCCGACAGCACCGCGGAGATCACCGCGGAGATGTAGAACGAGCGGTTGATCGTGACCAGGCCGCCCTCGCCGACGCGCGCCCTCGTGATGTAAATGCCGATCACCGCGGTGATCACGCCGATGGCGGGCACGATCAGCGGGAAGATCAGGCCGTGCGCCCCGAACGCGGAGCTGCCCAGGATCAGGGCGGCGACGAGCATCACGGCGTAGGACTCGAACAGGTCCGCGGCCATGCCGGCGCAGTCACCGACGTTGTCGCCCACGTTGTCCGCGATGGTCGCGGCGTTGCGCGGGTCGTCTTCCGGGATGCCCTGCTCGACCTTGCCGACCAGGTCCGCGCCGACGTCGGCGGCCTTGGTGAAGATACCGCCGCCGACACGCATGAACATGGCGATCAGCGCGGCACCGAAGCCGAAGCCCTCCAGCACCTTCGGGGCCTGGCCGGTGTAGACGAGCACGACGACCGCGGCACCGAACAGGCCGAGGCCGACGGTGATCATGCCGACCACGCCGCCGGTGCGGAACGCCACGCGCATCGCGATCTCGCGCCCGCCTTCCTCGCGCGACGCGGCCGCGACGCGCAGGTTCGCCTGCGTCGCCAGCCACATGCCGAGGTAGCCGATGGTGAACGAGAACACCGCGCCGATGAGGAAGAAGATGGAGCGCCCGATGCGCTCGTTCCAGTCGTCAGCGGGGAGCGCGAACAGCAGCAGGAACACGATCACGCCGAAAACGGCCAGCGTGTTTCGCTGCCGTTTGAGGTAAGCGGCCGCACCTTCCTGCACTGCCTTGGCGATGTCCTGCATCTTGGCGGTGCCCTGGCCCGCGGCCAGCACCTCCTTGAGCAGCACGTAACCGATGGCGAGTGCGGCAAGGGCGACCACGGCGACCACACCGACGATGGTGTAGCCACCCCCGGTGAGCGTGATGCCGCCCTCCGCGAGGAACTGCCGGGACATTCGTCCTCCTGGGAACGCCGTTGGCCAGCGCGGACTCGTCGTCCCCGGCGTGCCTGCGCTGGCATTGGATCTGTACCGAGCGACACGCTATCCGTGCGGCAATGCACGTCTCACATGACTCTCGCCACAGACGGTGTGGATTGCGGGAGTGTATTGGTAGTGCTCAGCGGCCCGGCAGGGCGTCCCGGACACAGCACATTCCGTAACCTTGTGTGATTGGTCACTGGATCGATCTCGTTTCCGCCGAACCGGTTCTGTCGGTGCCCTGTGCGAAGCTCTGCTCGTGGTGGGAGAGCGAGGACGGAGGCTGCTGAGCCGGGTCACAGCCGGGATTCCGGAAAGCGAGAACCCGGTGACGCACGTGGCCGAGCTGCCGACGCGCGCGGCGGTTTTCGCGCCGTGGCCGGAGTGGGCCGCGGGCGAGGTGGTGTCCGCGTTCGCGGAGGCCGGGGTGAGCACGCCGTGGGCGCATCAGGCGGAGGCGGCCGAGCTGGCGAAAGCGGGCCGGCACGTGGTGGTGTCGACCGGCACGGCGTCCGGGAAGTCGCTGGCCTACCAGCTGCCGGTCCTGTCCGAGCTGGCCGCCGGCGCGGAAACGACCACGCTGTATCTCGCGCCCACCAAGGCACTCGGCGCCGACCAGCTGCGGTCGGTGTCCTCTTTGGACATACCGGGCGTGCGCGCGGCGTCGTTCGACGGCGACACCCCGATGGCCGAGCGCGACTGGGTCCGCGCGCACGCGAACTGGGTGTTCACCAACCCCGACATGCTGCACCGCGGCATCCTCTCCGCGCACGGCCGGTGGGCGCAGTTCTTCCGCCGGCTGTCGTACGTCGTGGTCGACGAATGCCACAGCTACCGCGGGGTGTTCGGCTCCCACGTCGCGCTGCTGCTCCGGCGGCTGCGGCGGGTGGCGGAGCATTACGGGGCCGATCCGGTGTTCGTGCTGGCGTCGGCGACCACGGCGGATCCGGCGGCGTTCGCGTCGCGGCTGACCGGCGTCGGCTGTCAAGCGGTCACCGACGACGCGTCACCCCGGGGTGCACGCACGGTAGCGCTGTGGGAGCCGCCGCTGCTCGATGAGCTGACCGGCGAAAACGGCGCGCCGGTGCGGCGTTCGGCCGGCTCGGAGGCGTCGCGGATCCTCACGGAGCTGGTCGTGGAGGGCGCTCGTTCGCTGGCGTTCGTCCGCTCGCGGCGCGGGGCGGAGCTCACGGCGCTGGGCGCGCGGCGTCTGTTGTCCGAAGTGGACCCGGCGCTGGCGGAAACCGTGGCGGCGTACCGGTCGGGCTTCCTGCCGGAGGAGCGTCGCGCGTTGGAAGCGGCGCTGTTGTCCGGACGGCTGCTGGGCGTGGCGACCACCAACGCGCTGGAGCTGGGCGTCGACATCGCGGGCCTGGACGCCGTCGTGCTCGCCGGCTACCCGGGCACGCTGGCGTCGTTCTGGCAGCAGGCGGGGCGCGCGGGCCGTTCGGGCGACGAGGCGCTGGTGCTGTTCGTGGCCAGGGACGATCCGCTCGACACGTACCTGGTGCACCACCCGGCGGCGCTGCTGGACCGTCCGGTCGAGACGGCAGTGCTGGACCCGACGAACCCGTACGTGCTGGGCCCGCAGCTGGCGTGCGCCGTCGCCGAGCTGCCGCTCACCGAGCCGGAGCTGGCAACCTTCGGCGGCGACGCGGCGCGCGCGGTGCTCGCGGACCTGGCGGAGGAGAAGCTGCTGCGCCGCCGCTCGAGCGGCTGGTACTGGACGTCCCGCGACCGCCCCCACGCCGAAGTCGGCATCCGCGGCTCCGGCGGCGACGAGATCGCGGTGGTGGAAGCGGACTCCGGCCGCATGCTCGGCACCGTCGACCCGGGCTCGGCGTGCTTCGCCGTCCACCCGGGCGCCGTCTACCTCCACCAGGGCTCGTCGTACGTCGTCGACGAGCTGGACCTGGAAACCGGGCTGGCGCTGGTGCACGCCGAGGACCCGGACTGGAACACCTCGCCGCGCGAGATCGTGGACATCTCCGTGCTGAACACCCAATCGCAGTGCACGCACGCCGGCGTCACGGTCGCGCTCGGCGAGGTCGCAGTGACGTCCCAGGTCGTGGGCTACCTCCGCCGCCGCCCGTCCGGCGAGGTGCTGGACCACACGCCCCTGGACCTGCCTGAGCAAAGCCTCCACACGAGGGCAGTCTGGTACACGGTGTCGAGTGACCTGCTGGGCCCGGCGGAGGTGACGGGCGGAAGAGCTGGTTGGGGATCCCGCTCTGCGGCTGGGGCTGTTGCCGGTGCTGGGCCGTCTGACCCGCTGCTTCCGGCGGGGGCCGTTGCTGCGCCCTTGGCTGCCGAGGCCAGACCTTCGGCGGGGACTGGAGTTGCAGCGCCCACCGCGACCGAGGCCAAGTCTTGGGTGGAGACCTCGTCGCCGCTCACAACCGACGCCGGTCCGCCGACGGAAACCAGCGCGGCGACGCCGGACTCGCCCGCTGCCGCACCTCCGGCAGGGACCGGAGAATCCGTGACCGCGCCACCGATGGAGACCATGCCCCTCGCTGAGACCGGACCCGAGCCGGTGGCGGGGACCGGCGAGGCTGCAACGCCAGCTGCGACCGGAGCCAAGCTGCCGGGGCGGACCGGCAAGACCGCGGCTCCGGCCACGGTCAGAACCGAGGTGTCAGCGGGAACCGGGAAACCCGTGCCGCCGACTACGGCGGGGGCCGAACTATCGGTGGGGACCGAGGAGACCGTGGCACCCGTTGTGGCCAGGCCCGAGCCGTCGGTGGGGACCGAAGAGACAGCGACGCCCGTTGCAGCCGGGCCCGAGCCGTCGGTGGGGACCGAAGAAGCCGTTGGAGTCAGGGCCGAGCCTTTGGTGGAGACCGTGGCGCCCGTTGCCGCTGGGGCTGAGCCGTCGGTGGGGACCACGGAGGCTACGGCGCCCATTGCGACCGGGAGCGAACCTCCGGTGGGGACCGAGGAGACCAGTGCAGCCGGGGCCGAGCCATTGGTGGGGACCGAGGAGACCGTGGCACCCGTTGTGGCCGGGGCCGAGCCGTCGGTGGAGACCGAAGTTGTGGCGCCGGTGGGGACCGGGGGCGCCGGCAAGGCACCGGGGGGTGCCGGGTTGATCCCGGCACGCGTCCCCGGTGCCCTGCATGCCGCCGAGCACGCGGCGATCGGCCTGCTACCGCTGTTCGCTACGTGCGACCGCTGGGACATCGGCGGGGTGTCTACCGCGTGGCACGAAGACACCGGGGAGGCAACGGTGTTCGTGCACGATGGGCATCCCGGGGGTGCGGGATTTGCCGACCGCGGTTATGCCGCGATTGTCCCGTGGCTGGCCGCTACGCGGGAGGCGATCGTCTCCTGCGAGTGCCCGACGGGCTGCCCGT includes the following:
- a CDS encoding sodium-translocating pyrophosphatase produces the protein MSRQFLAEGGITLTGGGYTIVGVVAVVALAALAIGYVLLKEVLAAGQGTAKMQDIAKAVQEGAAAYLKRQRNTLAVFGVIVFLLLFALPADDWNERIGRSIFFLIGAVFSFTIGYLGMWLATQANLRVAAASREEGGREIAMRVAFRTGGVVGMITVGLGLFGAAVVVLVYTGQAPKVLEGFGFGAALIAMFMRVGGGIFTKAADVGADLVGKVEQGIPEDDPRNAATIADNVGDNVGDCAGMAADLFESYAVMLVAALILGSSAFGAHGLIFPLIVPAIGVITAVIGIYITRARVGEGGLVTINRSFYISAVISAVLSAIAAFVYLPSSFSDFGADFAGTSGNPAVIATVAVIIGIVLAAIILKITGYYTGTEYKPVQDVGKTSETGAATVILSGISVGFESAVYTALVIAAAVFGAYLLGGGIALFAVALAGTGLLTTVGVIVAMDTFGPVSDNAQGIAEMSGDVDEKAAQILTELDAVGNTTKAITKGIAIATAVLAATALFGSYSDAITKAVGGTGEFIANVVNPSTLVGVIVGAAVVFLFSGLAVNAVSRAAGAVVQEVRRQFREIAGIMEGTTRPEYGKVVDIVTRDSLRELATPGLLAVFAPIAVGFGLGTGALAGYLAGAIATGTLMAIFLANSGGAWDNAKKLVEDGNHGGKGSDAHEATIIGDTVGDPFKDTAGPAINPLIKVMNLVSVLIAPAVVSLTLGGGANTTWRIVIALVALAVIVAAVVVSKRRGTVIADTPAEAKA
- the topA gene encoding type I DNA topoisomerase, which produces MSGEQGSVAAARTKKNGTGSDAAGRRRLVIVESPTKARKIAPYLGRDYVVESSVGHIRDLPRGAADVPAQYKGESWARLGVDVDNGFKALYVVTPDKKSKVTELKGLLKDVDELYLATDPDREGEAIAWHLLETLKPKVPVRRMVFHEVTEQAILAAANATRELDVDLVDAQETRRILDRLYGYEVSPVLWKKVMPKLSAGRVQSVATRIVVERERERMRFTSASYWDISATMDAGEDAAPRNFPARLVAVDGARLATGRDFDSTGQLKGSSAEIRVLAEADAQALAQALDKRDFKVSSVEEKPYTRKPYAPFMTSTLQQEAGRKLRFTSERTMRIAQKLYENGYITYMRTDSTTLSESAITAARSQATQLYGKEYVSPSPRQYTRKVKNAQEAHEAIRPSGEVFRTPGQVASELDSDEFRLYEMIWQRTIASQMADAKGTTMSVRIVGTATSGEECTFAASGRTITFSGFLKAYVEAVDTEAGGEADDKQSRLPVLVKDQGLTAADLSADGHTTSPPARYSEPSLVSKLEELGIGRPSTYASIIKTIQDRGYVWKKGSALVPSWVAFAVIGLMERHFERLVDYDFTAGMEDELDRIANGDEQRAQWLSKFYFGGDMGVDGSIGRLGGLKKLVDGSVEDIDAREINSIPLFNDADGHKVVVRVGRYGPYLEREVDGQSQRANLPEDQPPDELTPEIAEKLFATPQEGRVLGTDPVSGHEIVAKEGRFGPYVTELLPEGEPLPEDATPAQKKAAKAKQPKPRTGSLFKSMAIDSMTLEDALKLLSLPRVVGKDPESGDEITAQNGRYGPYLKKGTDSRSLSTEDQLFSITVEEALKIYAEPKQRGRSATAKPPLKELGDDPVSGKPMVVKDGRFGPYVTDGEYNATLRKTDSIDELTAERGAELLAEKRAKGPAPKRKAPARKPAAAKSTATKSAATKSAATKSTVAKKAPAKKASTAKAK
- a CDS encoding S1 family peptidase, with translation MTRRLLGGVLAAMAAFALVTAPEASAATTTFSGTVALSNCSGSVVKPADTPDTAPALVMSNGHCLESGFPSPGEVITGQDSSRTFDLLSSDGQSTLGTLQAKKIIYATMTDTDVSLYQLTSTYAQIKQQYGVSPLELVTTHPTASTHIDVVSGYWKKIYSCSIDGFVHELHENGWVWKDSIRYTPECKTIGGTSGSPIVETATGKVIGINNTSNENGERCTLNNPCEVDESGNVTVHPDTKYGEETYGIPACLSPANEIALDQAGCTLPKP
- a CDS encoding DEAD/DEAH box helicase produces the protein MVGERGRRLLSRVTAGIPESENPVTHVAELPTRAAVFAPWPEWAAGEVVSAFAEAGVSTPWAHQAEAAELAKAGRHVVVSTGTASGKSLAYQLPVLSELAAGAETTTLYLAPTKALGADQLRSVSSLDIPGVRAASFDGDTPMAERDWVRAHANWVFTNPDMLHRGILSAHGRWAQFFRRLSYVVVDECHSYRGVFGSHVALLLRRLRRVAEHYGADPVFVLASATTADPAAFASRLTGVGCQAVTDDASPRGARTVALWEPPLLDELTGENGAPVRRSAGSEASRILTELVVEGARSLAFVRSRRGAELTALGARRLLSEVDPALAETVAAYRSGFLPEERRALEAALLSGRLLGVATTNALELGVDIAGLDAVVLAGYPGTLASFWQQAGRAGRSGDEALVLFVARDDPLDTYLVHHPAALLDRPVETAVLDPTNPYVLGPQLACAVAELPLTEPELATFGGDAARAVLADLAEEKLLRRRSSGWYWTSRDRPHAEVGIRGSGGDEIAVVEADSGRMLGTVDPGSACFAVHPGAVYLHQGSSYVVDELDLETGLALVHAEDPDWNTSPREIVDISVLNTQSQCTHAGVTVALGEVAVTSQVVGYLRRRPSGEVLDHTPLDLPEQSLHTRAVWYTVSSDLLGPAEVTGGRAGWGSRSAAGAVAGAGPSDPLLPAGAVAAPLAAEARPSAGTGVAAPTATEAKSWVETSSPLTTDAGPPTETSAATPDSPAAAPPAGTGESVTAPPMETMPLAETGPEPVAGTGEAATPAATGAKLPGRTGKTAAPATVRTEVSAGTGKPVPPTTAGAELSVGTEETVAPVVARPEPSVGTEETATPVAAGPEPSVGTEEAVGVRAEPLVETVAPVAAGAEPSVGTTEATAPIATGSEPPVGTEETSAAGAEPLVGTEETVAPVVAGAEPSVETEVVAPVGTGGAGKAPGGAGLIPARVPGALHAAEHAAIGLLPLFATCDRWDIGGVSTAWHEDTGEATVFVHDGHPGGAGFADRGYAAIVPWLAATREAIVSCECPTGCPSCVQSPKCGNGNDPLDKAGAVAVLDTVLGALRQHGDQCGHGGA